The genomic DNA AAAGCCCTGGTTTTTCACCTTTACACTAGGGACTTGGGTACAGGAATTTGAAGGGATTGTCACAAAAGCGACTGTGTTCATTGCCATCTCCCAACAAGAAACTTCCAGGAATTTTCTATTTGGGATATAGATTTCCTACCAATGAATGGCATCACACGGGAACCTGGCTATCATCTGTGACTTCTCCACTCTCTATTTTACTATGTTCTGAGTTCTGCTGAATATTTGCCACAATGGCCCCTTACCTGAtatttttcttagtttcattgCTCCTATCAAATCCAGCCTTTTGCCCATCACTTTGCTACTGTCACAGCAAAGTACTATGGCTTTATCCAAGGTAGAGCTTGCCTTGTCAGCTTTATACTCACACATGGATCAATTTCCTGGAAATTCCTTGTTTAGTGTGTCACTGTCATGTGCAAGGAACATCACTGGTTCCCTTTGCTTGTTATAGCTGCTCTCCCTGCCTTCTGGGCTCTCCAGCAGCTTCACTAGTTTTATTCCACCCCGCTGCTTTTGAAGGGCCCatttctcttctgtctcttaGACTTGGCATGCTGATCcctaattttgttattttcccacAGAAATAGCCTTTTACCCCCAACAAAGCCTTAATGGAATTAGAAGTATGTTCCAGGTCACAGAGCTAGCAGGCCAAGTACAGACTCAAACCAAAGCACTCAGTTCATATGCCTCAGGGATGATTCCTCCATTGATATCGTTTAGGACACTAGGGAGAAGTTGAGAGTATGGCCCTTGACTGGATGTCTGGGAAGCCCCATCTTCACTGTGTTTTAGCTGATAAAAAGATGTTTCTTATATTAAGCAGATATGAACCAAAACTCCTAAAGAGTTATATCTTGAGTTTATACAAATCACAGCCTACACAGGTCCCTTATTTTGAGTCATAACTTGTCTTTTTCACTATCAAAGATATCCTAGCATCTCTCAAGAGTACCtccattccttctttttttctaaagcaTTGTCCAACTCTATTCTCTACACTCCCCAAACTCCCAATATCCTATCCTCCCATCCCATAGGAGTGCTTTCTTTTAGCTGAATGAACataaaggataaagacagagaagacaagaaatcCTTAtacagaataattttattttatttttatcatgtaGGAGTTAAGTGTGGAGGCAGGGCACTGTCCTCCATCTTTAGGAGATGGGCTCTTGGAACATGGGGTGCCAACACGGACAGACAACTCAGTGGTACCTGTGGGCCAGAGCATTGGCCACAGCCATTGTCAGCTTCTGCCAGGCAGCCTGTTTCTGTGGGGTAAATTCCTTGCGGAAATGGGTTGCCAAGACAATCAATATCATGTTGCCTAGGAGCTGGGGAGATGGAGAATAAAAGAACAGTACTTAGTGAATGGAAGGCCTTAACTTAAACTGGCCTTGCAACAAATAGATGTAACAACAGTTTGTTCCATGATAATTTTTTGAGTCAACCTTCTGGGTCATGTACTCACAAAAGTGCATCACCGCAGGCTCGACATTGACTTCAGTATGTCTCCCAGCCCTTCACCTCCCGTTGTGTTCTGTACTTCTCTCGTTTGCCCTGCCAACATCCCACCCCAGAACATTGCTATGGATTGCTACTCTCTGTTAGACTCTGTCTTTATTTAAAGTGAGATTATAATAATGCATGGGGCCTTAATATTATGTATTCTAAGTCCCCAGATATTACATACATTCAAATTGTTTGGACATTCATGACAAAGAACGCTGTGTCATGGATATAAGAGTATCTCATTGCTGCTAACTGGCCGGGGCAGAGGGAAGGCAAACCGCAGTCACTCATTGAAAAGATTGCTGTTACTTTGCCCTGCTTAGTTCTGGTTCTAAACTCAAGAACTGTGCAAAAATGTATTCATCAATTTCTATAGAAAACTTCAGTTACCAAAAGTATTATATTCTCCTCCCTGGCTCAATTAGTATTCTCCAGGCCAAAACACTTAGCTCAGTTTGACCAGCACCCTTcacagcatgtaatttttcagaaATATCAGATGGCCAGTGGTTTCACTGGTCATAGTAATTACTCTACTTGGTTTTACCAATGACCTTTGAAACAACCTGATTACCAAACTCAAACCCTTTCCTGAAACATTACCTCAGAATATCTCTATAGGTTAAGACGTCAGTGCCTGTGTTGCCTAACATATTCACAGCACAGAAATCTAAGATGAAAGAGCAAAGCAAAGCCTGCCCAGAACTCACCCTGAAGTTCTCAGGATCCACATGCAGCTTGTCACAATGCAACTCACTCAGCTTAGCAAAGGTACCCTTGATATCATCCATATGCTTAACAGCATTTCCAAAGGAGGTCAGCACCTTCTTGCCATGGGCTTTGACCTTGGGGTTGCCCATCACTGCAGAGTCAGAGGATAAGTTGCCAAAATTGTCAAAGAACCTCTGGGTCCATGGGTAGACAACCAAGAGCCTGTGGGATGATCATTATAACAGAGCAGATAGAAAACAGAGTATGTAAGAAACCTGGTCAATCCCTCTTACAGgaacactttctgtcccttcccTGGCCTCCACTGCCTACCTTCCCAGGGCCTCTCCTCCAGCCACCTCCACGTTAAGCTTGGCCCACAGGCTAGTGATGGCAGCCTTCTCCTCAGCAGTAAAATGCACCATGGTGTCTGGAAGCTTAGTGGTGATCACTTGTGTGCCAGAAGCAAGTCTGTGCTGCTGCATCTCTGTGTGgccttttatttctcatttctggtcCCCAGACCTTTGCTTCTTCCAATAAAATGAGACTATTGGTCAAAGGTCAGTTGTCACCCAGGGGTGGGATCTGGAGAAGGGATGGTCAACAAGATGGCCATTTGTGTCTCTGATAGTGTTGTTGGCTCTATCAGGGGCGTTCTACTGTCCTTTCCCCAACCACCTATTATGCAATTCTTATCTTAAGCTCCCCATTGCCAGTATCCCTGAAGTGACCTGTAGGCTGACCACTGCATGACGGGAAGTAGGACGGATAAGAAATCTTTTGGGTATTGTGTCAGGTGTTTACAAGACATCATTCTGTTGTTCACTTAAGGTGTAGAAGAAGGCACAGATCTTCTTGGTTACTAATTTTTCTTAAGTTTAAATGGGTCTCAGacttttaaaattcttccatGCCAGAAAAAAAGACCCCAATCCAGCATCAGTTTAGAAAAAGGATAAGTAGGAACTGAGTAATTTAGAGAAGAATTGAGCATTACCCTCATTTTTGCTGAATTATATTAATTTATGCACTTGTCTGAGTAaatttttttcactctgattATACAGACAAGTGTGAGTGTTGAGAAAAACATGTGTTTCTGTGTTCAATGAACAGTATTGGAAGACTCCATGGATTAAGGGAGTTGTCTCTGGCATGTGCTAGGTCCTTGCTCTCCTGCTGTATTTAACTTTTGCTCATTTCTAGTCAGGCAGGGGCAATCCTCATCATCagactactgtccctgtgacctaaGTTACTTTGGTCTCATGTATCTCAGTCAAGCATTCATAGGACTAGACAAGGCATACTTCCAGTGGGAGAGGGAAtggttcctttattttattttttttctcattttgagcTCCAGGAAGCTGGCTGGTTTCTTTTTCCCTGACTTCAATCTTATCAAAAACGATGACAATTTAACAAATAATCTCCACGTGTATTTACAGAATAACTCTAAAATTTAAAGTGTTTGACACAATATATTAGAGCTGAATTTCTGCTATTAGAAAAGAAATCCTTTCCATTTGATATAGTGGGAGACTTTCATCTGTTCAGCTTAgaaaagatttaaatataatGTGGATAAGAATGTTAAGGTGCCAGAAGCTGCTTTACCATGATACACTTGATTCTCTGTAAGCTCTCAGTCCCAAGCTATGCTGAACACTTTGAAAGAGATATAAAGTAAAAAGCTTGATAAAATTGCAAAAGGATTTCTACAAGAGAAGAGGTCAAGGAAGTACCAGAAAGGTGAGAAAACTTTGACTGCAGCTAAGAATCCCACTTACACTCACTTGAGGGCCTGTCCAGAGATGATGGCATAGGGCACTTGCTCTAATGGCCCCGATACTCATTTCCAACAGGGCGCACGCTCACTGCAATCCCTCAGAGTCAGGAGCCTTTGCAAAGCCGAATGTTGATGAATAACCTCCCATCTTTCCAGCAAACCAGACAGTGATTCTGGCAGTTATCTCTAATTCCTGCTTCTCTCTTACACTGTTCAATCACTTTCCAAGActttttgattctttttattcACGGTTGTTCCATACTTCCGATTTATTTCCATGCTTTCTGCTTCCATTGCCATCTAGATGCTCATCACATCAGCGCTAGATCATCATCACAGTCATCTAACAGTTTCCCTATCATTCAttgcatattaaaaaaatatatggaagACAATCATGCGGTTCATTGTTTTAACACTGGGAATCTTGGATGAACATATCAGCTTATCTCATCTCATTATGTTGACATTCTAGTGAGCATTCTAATAATCAGACACATGAATGAGTAAGAGGATTTCAGATGGTGTTGTATGACAGGAAGAAAATGTGTCTGATGATATGGCAGCAAATGacgaaagaaaaataatataaggaTAGATGTCCTAAAGGAAGTTACATTTGAATTGGGACCTTAATCACAAGATACAGCCTGGCATGGGTAGTTTGGAGAATTAAGTTCCTGGAAGCAGGAATGGCAAGTGTAGAACTCCAAGTCTGGagagaaaagtagaaaaaaaagaagaacaaatgggattTCATTTAAAGAAAGGCATTGCAAGTCAGAGTAAAGTATGTTAAGAAAAGAGGGGGAGGAAGCAAGGCTGGAGAGCTGGACCCAGGGCTTGTTATTTGAGAACACAAGAGTCGAGTGAGGATTTTATTCTAAGGCATGGGAAACCAGCAGAGACATGAGTTATGAGCTCCAGTCTACTCAGCACCCACAGCCACACTATCTTCCTAACTTCTTATCCATTGCATTGCACTCCTGCCTAGAAACTGGTATCAACTACCAGTCATAAAAAAACTCCTGTGATCTGTCCTCCCATTTTCTTTTGTGTTCATTTTAATCTTACAATGCTGGTCACTGTTCTGAGATGGCTTCTGAGCTTCTTCTAGTTCATTTCCCTCACCTACAACTTTATCTCTCCCCACTTTACAATGATGTCTCTTCCTTGAAATGTAGCCAACCTGCACATTTGGCCATCGTCTCTCCTGTTGACATGCAATCAGTTTAACAGTCCAGGCACCTCTCACCACCTAAAGGCATAAAATTATTTAGTACAGCCCAGGACCAGTTCTTTGGGGCTGACTTTAACAAAAGTCATCTTCTGCTTTGACTTTTAACTCCAAACCCCCATCCCTAATCTGTCCTCACAAGGGCTTTTGGCAAACCAGCTGTTTTCAGAATGTGTTCCCATAAGTAGAATGGAATTATAACCCTTGCCTGGACCTTGCCCTTTTAAGACCTGGGttaattttcctctaaagaaTCCCCACACAGGTACTCTGCCTCCATGCAGAGCCTTTACCTCCAAGGAAGTCTTCTCACAGCCCCATACAATCGTCTGGTTTTGAGTGCTTGTCCTATGATGCCTGTTCTTTCCTACTCA from Manis pentadactyla isolate mManPen7 chromosome 9, mManPen7.hap1, whole genome shotgun sequence includes the following:
- the LOC118933088 gene encoding hemoglobin subunit epsilon-2; this translates as MVHFTAEEKAAITSLWAKLNVEVAGGEALGRLLVVYPWTQRFFDNFGNLSSDSAVMGNPKVKAHGKKVLTSFGNAVKHMDDIKGTFAKLSELHCDKLHVDPENFRLLGNMILIVLATHFRKEFTPQKQAAWQKLTMAVANALAHRYH